From one Streptomyces sp. R41 genomic stretch:
- a CDS encoding alkyl sulfatase dimerization domain-containing protein encodes MAENATHTMHNIITLRGAQVRDAKQWAAYLTESIGLYDGRVDVAFASHHWPTWGNEEIVALVEQQRDLYAYIHDQTRRMLNSGMTGREIVEEFVLPPALAEVWANRGYYGALSHNVKGIYQRYMGWFDANPAHLWEHPPVAEARRYVRALGGMSSAVSKARGFVRDGDLRFAATLLNHCVFAEPDAERAKQLLARVYERLAHATENAVWRNFYLTGAMELREGVKPPSAASDSSDVRAALSVDQLIDAMSVRVNGPKAWDLDLAIDWCLPAQGKYWHLRLKNGVLTHTVGTEASASAGLTLTMTKVQLLQLLAGKGLGSIQVSGDAALLTRLFSVIVTPTADFNIVTP; translated from the coding sequence ATGGCGGAGAACGCGACGCACACGATGCACAACATCATCACCCTGCGCGGTGCGCAGGTCAGGGACGCCAAGCAGTGGGCCGCGTATCTGACCGAGTCCATCGGGCTGTACGACGGTCGGGTCGACGTCGCTTTCGCTTCACACCATTGGCCGACGTGGGGGAACGAGGAGATCGTCGCGCTTGTCGAGCAGCAGCGGGATTTGTACGCGTACATACATGACCAGACCCGGCGGATGCTGAATTCCGGGATGACGGGACGGGAGATCGTGGAGGAGTTCGTGTTGCCTCCGGCGCTCGCCGAGGTGTGGGCGAATCGGGGTTATTACGGGGCTCTGAGTCATAACGTGAAGGGTATTTATCAGCGTTACATGGGGTGGTTCGATGCGAATCCCGCGCATTTGTGGGAGCATCCGCCGGTCGCTGAGGCGAGGCGGTATGTGAGGGCGTTGGGTGGGATGTCGTCCGCTGTTTCGAAGGCTCGGGGATTTGTTCGGGATGGTGATCTGCGGTTTGCGGCGACTCTGCTCAATCATTGTGTTTTCGCGGAGCCCGATGCCGAGAGGGCGAAGCAGCTTCTCGCGCGGGTCTACGAGAGGCTGGCGCATGCGACCGAGAATGCCGTGTGGCGGAACTTCTATCTGACTGGCGCGATGGAGCTTCGTGAAGGGGTGAAGCCGCCGTCGGCTGCGTCGGACAGTTCGGATGTGAGGGCCGCGCTGTCCGTCGATCAGCTGATCGACGCGATGTCGGTGCGCGTCAACGGTCCGAAGGCCTGGGATCTGGATCTGGCGATCGACTGGTGTCTGCCGGCGCAGGGCAAGTACTGGCATCTGCGGTTGAAGAACGGGGTGTTGACTCACACGGTCGGCACGGAGGCCAGTGCTTCGGCCGGGCTCACGCTCACCATGACCAAGGTGCAGTTGTTGCAGCTGTTGGCCGGTAAGGGGCTGGGGTCGATTCAGGTCTCCGGTGACGCGGCGCTGCTCACCAGGTTGTTCTCGGTGATCGTGACGCCGACGGCGGACTTCAACATCGTCACGCCGTGA
- a CDS encoding ANTAR domain-containing response regulator, with the protein MTAPESPQPVDAPDDDKSHVPPLTTRVVIAEDEALIRLDLKEMLEEEGYTVVGEAGDGEQAVELAREHRPDLVILDVKMPKLDGISAAEKIAEESIAPVLMLTAFSQRDLVERARDAGAMAYLVKPFSKSDVVPAIEMAVSRFTELKALEKEIADLTQRLETRKLVDRAKSVLQTEYGLTEPAAFRWIQKTSMDRRMSMQQVAEAVIQDAEEKKSAKG; encoded by the coding sequence GTGACCGCCCCCGAGTCGCCCCAGCCCGTAGACGCGCCCGACGACGACAAGTCGCACGTGCCTCCGCTGACGACCCGCGTCGTCATCGCCGAGGATGAGGCGCTGATCCGTCTCGACCTCAAAGAGATGCTGGAGGAAGAGGGCTACACCGTCGTAGGCGAGGCGGGTGACGGTGAGCAGGCCGTCGAGCTGGCCCGGGAGCACAGGCCGGACCTTGTGATCCTCGACGTGAAGATGCCCAAGCTGGACGGGATCTCGGCGGCCGAGAAGATCGCCGAGGAGTCCATCGCCCCCGTGCTGATGCTCACCGCCTTCTCGCAGCGCGACCTGGTGGAGCGTGCGCGGGACGCCGGCGCGATGGCGTACCTCGTGAAGCCGTTCAGCAAGAGTGACGTCGTGCCGGCGATCGAGATGGCCGTGTCGCGGTTCACGGAGCTGAAGGCGCTGGAGAAGGAGATCGCGGATCTCACGCAGCGTCTGGAGACGCGGAAGCTGGTCGACCGGGCGAAGTCGGTGCTTCAGACGGAGTACGGGCTGACCGAGCCGGCCGCGTTCCGGTGGATTCAGAAGACGTCGATGGACCGTCGCATGTCCATGCAGCAGGTCGCCGAGGCGGTCATTCAGGACGCCGAGGAGAAGAAGTCCGCGAAGGGCTAG
- a CDS encoding lysine N(6)-hydroxylase/L-ornithine N(5)-oxygenase family protein codes for MSPTPTPPRPAAEAPRDLVGIGIGPFNLSLAALAHPLVELDTVFYEQRPGFDWHPGLLIDGATLQVPFLADLVTLADPVNQWSFLNYLKARERLFPFYFAERFHIQRAEYDAYCRWVADSIPGLHFGHQVDAVRWNPERALFEVDFTQLDTDGEAESLGRSYTRNIVLGVGTAPHIPEPLKPLVDAPGVPVIHAADYLKHREQFLTAEHITVIGAGQSGAEVFLDLLRNRPSGREKIHWLARTEAFAPMEYSKLGLEHFTPDYTRYFHALTEPVRDRLVAAQWQLHKGIDADTIAAIHDELYRRTLHGGWPDAVLTPAVTVRTAGRVATTKVELHLEHGQQGARSRLTTDAVVLATGYRERPLGQILAGLDPYLHRDSSERPRIDDQFRLVLDPSVAGHVYVQNAELHTHGVGAPDLGLAAWRSATILNSLTGKDPYPLPGRTAFTTFGLEPHPQVPPARQTTRTLTPLVEGR; via the coding sequence ATGAGCCCGACGCCCACCCCTCCACGCCCCGCCGCCGAAGCACCCCGCGACCTGGTGGGCATCGGCATCGGCCCCTTCAACCTCTCCCTCGCCGCCCTCGCCCACCCCCTCGTCGAACTCGACACCGTCTTCTACGAACAACGCCCCGGCTTCGACTGGCACCCCGGCCTCCTCATCGACGGCGCCACCCTCCAAGTCCCCTTCCTCGCCGACCTGGTGACCCTCGCCGACCCCGTGAACCAGTGGTCGTTCCTCAACTACCTCAAAGCCCGCGAACGCCTCTTCCCCTTCTACTTCGCCGAGCGCTTCCACATCCAGCGCGCCGAATACGACGCCTACTGCCGCTGGGTCGCCGACAGCATCCCCGGACTCCACTTCGGCCACCAGGTCGACGCCGTCCGCTGGAACCCCGAACGCGCCCTGTTCGAAGTCGACTTCACCCAACTCGACACCGACGGAGAAGCCGAATCCCTCGGCCGCTCCTACACCCGCAACATCGTCCTCGGCGTGGGCACCGCCCCCCACATCCCCGAACCGCTCAAACCCCTCGTCGACGCCCCCGGCGTGCCCGTCATCCACGCCGCGGACTACCTCAAACACCGCGAACAGTTCCTCACCGCCGAACACATCACCGTCATCGGCGCGGGGCAGTCCGGCGCCGAAGTCTTCCTCGACCTCCTGCGCAACCGCCCCTCGGGCCGCGAGAAGATCCACTGGCTCGCCCGCACCGAAGCGTTCGCACCCATGGAGTACTCCAAACTCGGCCTGGAACACTTCACCCCCGACTACACCCGCTACTTCCACGCCCTCACCGAACCCGTCCGCGACCGGCTCGTCGCCGCCCAATGGCAGCTCCACAAAGGCATCGACGCCGACACCATCGCCGCCATCCACGACGAGCTCTACCGCCGCACCCTGCACGGCGGCTGGCCCGACGCCGTCCTCACCCCCGCCGTCACCGTCCGCACCGCGGGCCGCGTCGCCACCACCAAGGTCGAACTCCACCTAGAACACGGCCAGCAGGGCGCCCGCTCCCGCCTCACCACCGACGCCGTCGTCCTCGCCACCGGCTACCGCGAACGCCCCCTCGGACAAATCCTCGCCGGACTCGACCCCTACCTGCACCGCGACAGCAGCGAACGCCCCCGCATCGACGACCAGTTCCGCCTCGTCCTCGACCCCTCCGTCGCCGGCCACGTCTACGTCCAGAACGCCGAACTCCACACCCACGGCGTCGGCGCCCCCGACCTCGGCCTCGCCGCCTGGCGCAGCGCCACCATCCTCAACTCCCTCACCGGCAAGGACCCCTACCCGCTGCCCGGCCGAACCGCCTTCACCACCTTCGGACTCGAACCGCATCCGCAGGTCCCACCCGCACGCCAGACGACCCGGACACTGACGCCCCTCGTCGAGGGACGGTAA
- a CDS encoding ABC transporter ATP-binding protein: MTTTTAPSPVLEASGVTMRFGGLTAVRSVDLTVNTGEIVGLIGPNGAGKTTFFNCLTGLYIPTEGKVSYKGKVLPPKPHLVTSAGIARTFQNIRLFANMTVLENVLVGRHTRTKEGLWSALLRGPGFRKAEAASRERAMELLEFIGLAHKADHLSRNLPYGEQRKLEIARAMASEPGLLLLDEPTAGMNPQETRATEELVFAIRDRGIAVLVIEHDMRFIFNLSDRVACLVQGEKLVEGTSEVVQGDERVIAAYLGEPFEGAPGDEEVAEVEAAEAAEGAEASEAESTTSKEGTAQ; encoded by the coding sequence ATGACCACCACAACAGCCCCCAGCCCCGTTCTCGAAGCCAGCGGCGTCACCATGCGCTTCGGCGGCCTCACCGCCGTACGCAGCGTCGACCTCACCGTCAACACCGGCGAGATCGTCGGCCTCATCGGCCCCAACGGCGCCGGCAAGACGACCTTCTTCAACTGTCTGACCGGCCTGTACATCCCCACCGAGGGCAAGGTCTCCTACAAAGGCAAGGTCCTCCCGCCCAAGCCCCACCTGGTCACCAGCGCCGGCATCGCGCGAACCTTCCAGAACATCCGGCTCTTCGCCAACATGACCGTCCTGGAAAACGTCCTCGTAGGCCGCCACACCCGGACCAAGGAAGGCCTCTGGTCGGCCCTCCTCCGCGGCCCGGGCTTCCGCAAGGCGGAGGCCGCGTCCCGCGAACGCGCCATGGAACTGCTGGAGTTCATCGGCCTCGCCCACAAGGCCGACCACCTCTCCCGCAACCTCCCCTACGGCGAACAGCGCAAGCTGGAGATCGCGCGAGCGATGGCGAGCGAGCCGGGGCTGTTGCTCCTCGACGAGCCCACCGCGGGCATGAACCCCCAAGAAACGCGGGCAACGGAGGAGTTGGTCTTCGCCATCCGCGACAGGGGTATCGCCGTCCTCGTCATCGAGCACGACATGCGCTTCATCTTCAACCTGTCGGACCGCGTCGCCTGCCTCGTCCAGGGCGAAAAGCTCGTCGAGGGAACGTCGGAGGTCGTCCAGGGCGACGAACGCGTCATCGCCGCGTACCTCGGTGAGCCGTTCGAAGGCGCCCCCGGCGACGAGGAAGTCGCCGAAGTCGAAGCCGCCGAGGCCGCGGAGGGCGCCGAGGCCTCTGAGGCAGAGAGCACCACCAGCAAGGAAGGAACCGCCCAGTGA
- a CDS encoding bifunctional UDP-sugar hydrolase/5'-nucleotidase yields MPLNRRKFLKKSAVTGAGVALAGAAAAPAAQAAEAAGVKKSPKRYSLTVMGTTDLHGHVFNWDYFKDAEYTDKAGNAQGLARISTLVNEIREEKGRCNTLLLDAGDTIQGTPLTYYYAKVDPITAKGGPVHPMAQAMNAIGFDAAALGNHEFNYGIETLRKFESQCHFPLLGANALDAKTLKPAFPPYFIKKFHVAGAPPVKVAVLGLTNPGIAIWDKAYVQGKLTFPGLEEQAAKWVPKLRSMGADVVLVSAHSGSSGTSSYGDQLPYVENSAALVAQQVPGIDAILVGHAHVEIPELKVTNTATGKTVVLSEPLAYAERLSVFDFELVFEKGKWQVESVAASVRNSNSVADDPRITKLLKDEHDVVVAYVNQVVGTATETLTTVEARYKDAPIIDLITKVQEDVVKAALAGTSYASLPVIAQASPFSRTSEIPAGDVTIRDLSSLYVYDNTLVAKVMTGAQIRAYLEYSANYFVQTAAGAAIDVEKLTNANNRPDYNYDYVSGLRYDIDIAQAEGSRIKNLTYDGAALDDAQQFVLAVNNYRANGGGAFPHVASATEVWAESTEIRTRIAEWVTAKGTLDPKEFASVDWKLTRDGTPVF; encoded by the coding sequence ATGCCGTTGAACCGCCGGAAGTTCCTGAAGAAGTCCGCCGTGACGGGTGCGGGGGTCGCGCTCGCCGGGGCGGCCGCCGCTCCGGCGGCGCAGGCTGCCGAGGCAGCGGGGGTCAAGAAGTCCCCGAAGCGGTACTCGCTGACGGTCATGGGCACGACGGACCTGCACGGTCACGTGTTCAACTGGGACTACTTCAAGGACGCGGAGTACACGGACAAGGCGGGCAACGCGCAGGGTCTGGCGCGGATTTCGACGCTGGTGAACGAGATCCGCGAGGAGAAGGGCCGCTGCAACACACTGCTGCTGGACGCGGGCGACACGATCCAGGGCACTCCGCTGACGTACTACTACGCGAAGGTGGACCCGATCACCGCCAAGGGCGGTCCGGTTCACCCGATGGCGCAGGCGATGAACGCGATCGGGTTCGACGCGGCAGCGCTCGGCAACCACGAGTTCAACTACGGCATCGAGACGTTGCGGAAGTTCGAGTCGCAGTGTCACTTCCCGCTGCTGGGTGCGAACGCGCTGGACGCGAAGACGCTGAAGCCGGCCTTTCCTCCGTACTTCATCAAGAAGTTCCATGTCGCGGGTGCCCCGCCGGTGAAGGTGGCCGTTCTCGGTCTGACGAACCCGGGTATCGCGATCTGGGACAAGGCCTATGTTCAGGGCAAGTTGACGTTCCCGGGTCTGGAGGAGCAGGCGGCGAAGTGGGTGCCGAAGCTGCGGTCGATGGGTGCGGACGTCGTGCTCGTGTCGGCGCATTCCGGCTCGTCGGGCACCTCCTCGTACGGTGACCAGCTGCCGTACGTCGAGAATTCGGCGGCGCTGGTGGCGCAGCAGGTGCCGGGTATCGACGCGATTCTCGTCGGGCACGCGCATGTGGAGATTCCCGAGCTGAAGGTCACCAACACGGCGACCGGTAAGACGGTCGTCCTGTCGGAGCCTTTGGCGTACGCGGAGCGGTTGTCGGTCTTCGACTTCGAGCTGGTTTTCGAGAAGGGGAAGTGGCAGGTCGAGTCGGTGGCGGCGTCGGTCCGCAACTCGAACTCGGTGGCGGACGACCCGAGGATCACCAAGCTGTTGAAGGACGAGCACGACGTGGTCGTGGCGTATGTCAACCAGGTGGTCGGTACGGCGACCGAGACGCTGACGACGGTGGAGGCGCGGTACAAGGACGCCCCGATCATCGATCTGATCACCAAGGTGCAGGAGGACGTGGTCAAGGCGGCGTTGGCGGGCACGTCGTACGCGTCGCTGCCGGTGATCGCACAGGCGTCGCCGTTCTCGCGTACGTCGGAGATTCCGGCCGGCGATGTGACGATCCGGGATCTGTCGAGCCTGTACGTGTACGACAACACACTGGTCGCGAAGGTGATGACGGGGGCGCAGATCCGGGCGTACCTGGAGTACTCGGCGAACTACTTCGTGCAGACGGCGGCGGGCGCGGCGATCGACGTGGAGAAGCTGACGAACGCGAACAACCGTCCGGACTACAACTACGACTACGTGTCGGGGCTGCGGTACGACATCGACATCGCGCAGGCGGAGGGTTCGCGGATCAAGAACCTGACCTACGACGGTGCGGCGCTGGACGACGCGCAGCAGTTCGTGCTGGCGGTGAACAACTACCGGGCCAATGGCGGTGGCGCCTTCCCGCATGTCGCTTCGGCCACCGAGGTGTGGGCGGAGTCGACGGAGATCCGTACGCGGATCGCCGAGTGGGTGACCGCGAAGGGCACGCTCGATCCGAAGGAGTTCGCTTCGGTGGACTGGAAGCTGACGCGGGACGGTACGCCCGTCTTCTAA
- a CDS encoding helix-turn-helix domain-containing protein: MEQHSSSIRAQAVALLRQGTPNRVVAERLNIPRGTIGWWRSEDRRAHGESYEQPTDCPRCTARDFDRVAYAYLLGLYLGDGHIISKRKQHHLSIFCNATQTGLIAAAEEAMRKVMPLPSVNQRHKRGCTEVKSFTKHWTCMFPQHGPGKKHERPIVLEPWQQEIVDAHPWEFIRGLIHSDGCRITNWTTRLVGGERKRYEYPRYFFTNVSDDIRRLYTDTLDKLGIQWTHCTRNGNPYNISVARKASVALMDTHVGPKY; this comes from the coding sequence ATGGAACAGCACAGCTCTTCGATTCGCGCCCAGGCTGTCGCACTATTGCGTCAAGGCACCCCCAACCGCGTAGTCGCGGAGCGTCTCAACATCCCGCGCGGAACCATCGGCTGGTGGCGCAGCGAAGATCGCAGAGCGCACGGCGAATCCTACGAACAACCGACGGACTGCCCCCGCTGCACCGCCCGGGACTTCGACAGGGTCGCGTACGCCTACTTGCTCGGCCTCTACCTCGGCGACGGCCACATCATCTCGAAGCGCAAGCAGCACCACCTGTCCATCTTCTGCAACGCAACGCAGACCGGCCTGATCGCAGCTGCCGAAGAGGCCATGCGAAAGGTGATGCCGCTGCCAAGCGTCAACCAGCGCCACAAGCGGGGCTGCACCGAGGTTAAGTCATTCACCAAGCACTGGACATGCATGTTCCCCCAGCACGGCCCCGGCAAGAAGCACGAGCGCCCCATCGTCCTCGAACCCTGGCAGCAGGAAATCGTCGACGCCCACCCTTGGGAGTTCATCCGCGGTCTCATCCACTCCGACGGCTGCCGCATCACCAACTGGACAACCCGCCTCGTGGGTGGTGAACGCAAGCGCTACGAGTACCCCCGGTACTTCTTCACCAACGTCTCCGACGACATCCGCCGGCTCTACACCGACACCTTGGACAAGCTCGGCATCCAGTGGACCCACTGCACCCGCAACGGGAACCCGTACAACATCTCCGTCGCCAGGAAGGCCTCCGTCGCCCTCATGGACACCCACGTGGGCCCCAAGTACTGA
- the pyk gene encoding pyruvate kinase, translating to MRRAKIVCTLGPATDSYDQIKALVEAGMDVARFNLSHGTYAEHEERYHHVRKASDETGRSVGILADLQGPKIRLGRFSEGPVLLERGDTFTITVEEGIEGDRQTCGTTYEGLAADVTPGERILVDDGKVTLEVTAVDGPRVHTAVVEGGMISDHKGLNLPGVAVSVPALSDKDEADLRWALRSGFDVIALSFVRSGKDIDDVHRIMDEEGRRLPVIAKVEKPQAVDNIDDIVAAFDGIMVARGDLGVEMPLEQVPIVQKRAIKLAKRNAKPVIVATQMLDSMIDNSRPTRAEASDVANAVIDGTDAVMLSGETSVGKYPIETVRTMARIVEAAEEDILAKGLPPLTERNKPRTQGGAVARAAAEMGDFLGAKFLVAFTQSGDTVRRLSRYRSPIPLLAFTPDPATRSQLNLTWGVETFLGPHVDSTDAMVDQVDELLLKYGRCQKGDIVVITAGSPPGVSGSTNLVRVHHIGEDDK from the coding sequence ATGCGCCGAGCAAAAATCGTCTGTACATTGGGCCCCGCCACCGACTCGTACGACCAGATCAAAGCCCTGGTCGAAGCCGGAATGGACGTAGCCCGCTTCAACCTCAGCCACGGCACCTACGCCGAACACGAGGAGCGCTACCACCACGTGCGAAAGGCCTCCGACGAGACCGGCCGCAGCGTCGGAATCCTCGCCGACCTTCAAGGCCCGAAGATCCGACTCGGCCGCTTCAGCGAAGGCCCCGTACTCCTTGAACGCGGAGACACCTTCACCATCACCGTCGAAGAAGGCATCGAAGGCGACCGCCAGACCTGCGGAACGACCTACGAAGGACTCGCGGCCGACGTCACCCCCGGTGAACGCATCCTCGTCGACGACGGCAAAGTCACCCTCGAAGTCACCGCCGTCGACGGCCCCCGCGTCCACACCGCCGTCGTCGAAGGCGGCATGATCTCCGACCACAAAGGCCTCAACCTCCCCGGCGTCGCCGTCTCCGTCCCCGCCCTCTCCGACAAGGACGAAGCAGACCTCCGCTGGGCCCTCCGCTCCGGCTTCGACGTCATCGCACTGTCGTTCGTAAGAAGCGGCAAGGACATCGACGACGTCCACCGCATCATGGACGAAGAAGGCCGACGCCTCCCCGTCATCGCCAAGGTGGAGAAGCCCCAGGCCGTCGACAACATCGACGACATCGTCGCCGCCTTCGACGGCATCATGGTCGCCCGCGGCGACCTCGGCGTCGAGATGCCCCTGGAGCAAGTCCCCATCGTCCAAAAGCGCGCCATCAAGCTCGCCAAGCGCAACGCCAAGCCGGTCATCGTCGCCACCCAGATGCTCGACTCGATGATCGACAACTCCCGCCCCACCCGCGCGGAAGCCTCCGACGTCGCCAACGCCGTCATCGACGGCACGGACGCGGTGATGCTCTCCGGCGAGACCAGCGTCGGCAAATACCCCATCGAGACGGTCAGGACGATGGCGCGGATCGTGGAAGCGGCCGAGGAAGACATCCTCGCCAAGGGCCTCCCACCCCTGACCGAACGCAACAAGCCCCGCACCCAGGGCGGCGCCGTCGCCCGAGCCGCCGCCGAAATGGGCGACTTCCTCGGCGCCAAGTTCCTCGTCGCCTTCACCCAGTCCGGCGACACCGTCCGCCGCCTCTCGCGCTACCGCTCACCCATCCCCCTGCTGGCCTTCACCCCGGACCCCGCGACCCGCTCCCAGCTCAACCTCACCTGGGGCGTCGAAACCTTCCTCGGCCCCCACGTCGACTCCACCGACGCCATGGTCGACCAGGTCGACGAACTCCTCCTCAAGTACGGCCGCTGCCAAAAAGGCGACATCGTCGTCATCACCGCAGGCTCCCCGCCCGGAGTCTCCGGCTCGACGAACCTCGTACGCGTCCACCACATCGGCGAGGACGACAAGTAG
- a CDS encoding ABC transporter ATP-binding protein codes for MTALLEVEDLKVAYGKIEAVKGISFTVEAGQIVTLIGTNGAGKTTTLRTLSGLLKPSAGRILFDGKPLSGVPAHKIVALGLAHSPEGRHIFPRLTIAENLQLGAFLRSDKADIEKDIQRAYDLFPILGERRKQAAGTLSGGEQQMLAMGRALMSQPKLLMLDEPSMGLSPIMMQKIMSTIAELKASGTTILLVEQNAQAALSLADQGHVMEVGNIVLSGTGQDLLHDESVRKAYLGED; via the coding sequence GTGACCGCACTGCTCGAGGTCGAAGACCTCAAGGTCGCCTACGGCAAGATCGAAGCCGTCAAGGGCATCTCCTTCACCGTCGAAGCCGGCCAGATCGTCACCCTCATCGGCACCAACGGCGCCGGCAAGACGACGACCCTGCGCACCCTCTCCGGACTCCTCAAGCCCAGCGCGGGCCGCATCCTCTTCGACGGCAAACCCCTCAGCGGCGTCCCCGCCCACAAGATCGTCGCCCTCGGCCTCGCCCACTCCCCCGAGGGACGCCACATCTTCCCCCGGCTGACGATCGCCGAAAACCTCCAACTCGGAGCGTTCCTCCGCTCCGACAAGGCGGACATCGAAAAGGACATCCAGCGGGCGTACGACCTGTTCCCCATCCTCGGGGAACGCCGCAAGCAGGCGGCGGGCACGCTGTCCGGCGGCGAGCAGCAGATGCTCGCCATGGGACGCGCGCTCATGTCCCAGCCCAAACTGCTCATGCTCGACGAACCCTCCATGGGCCTCTCGCCGATCATGATGCAGAAGATCATGTCCACCATCGCCGAACTCAAGGCCTCCGGCACGACCATCCTCCTCGTCGAGCAGAACGCCCAGGCGGCGCTCTCCCTCGCCGACCAAGGACACGTCATGGAAGTCGGCAACATCGTCCTCTCCGGCACCGGACAGGACCTGCTGCACGACGAATCCGTACGGAAGGCGTACCTCGGCGAGGACTGA
- a CDS encoding SIMPL domain-containing protein yields the protein MAPTADSTSQEPQPAVPYGTPESPRIAVRGEAHLEVDPEIARIGITVEAHGRDRREALTDLTRRNAAALDLVKSYGDAVERLETGAFSISPELSRRGRGERVRTYHGRVHINAELTDFTALGELTTALADRDLTRVDGPWWALRPDSPAHRTARQQAVREALQRAREYAEALGTHLSALVELADIGAENAQPYAFEAQASRAMRTRSAYGGGPIEDEAATLDLEPQRQHVYAQVNARFTMAPPQL from the coding sequence ATGGCCCCCACCGCGGACTCCACCTCACAAGAACCCCAACCCGCCGTCCCCTACGGCACACCCGAATCCCCCCGCATCGCCGTCCGAGGCGAAGCCCACCTCGAAGTCGACCCCGAAATCGCCCGCATCGGCATCACCGTCGAGGCCCACGGCCGGGACCGCCGCGAAGCCCTCACCGACCTCACCCGCCGCAACGCCGCCGCCCTCGACCTCGTGAAGTCGTACGGCGACGCGGTCGAACGCCTGGAAACCGGCGCCTTCTCCATCAGCCCCGAACTCAGCAGACGCGGCCGTGGCGAACGTGTCCGCACCTACCACGGCCGCGTCCACATCAACGCCGAACTCACCGACTTCACCGCACTCGGCGAACTCACCACCGCACTCGCCGACCGCGACCTCACCCGAGTCGACGGCCCCTGGTGGGCCCTGCGCCCCGACTCACCCGCCCACCGCACCGCAAGGCAGCAAGCCGTCCGGGAAGCCCTCCAACGCGCCCGCGAATACGCCGAAGCGCTCGGCACCCACCTGTCCGCCCTCGTCGAACTCGCCGACATCGGCGCCGAAAATGCCCAACCGTACGCATTCGAAGCCCAGGCCTCCCGCGCCATGCGCACCAGATCCGCCTACGGCGGCGGCCCCATCGAGGACGAAGCCGCCACCCTCGACCTCGAACCCCAACGCCAACACGTCTACGCCCAGGTCAACGCCCGATTCACCATGGCACCACCACAGTTGTAG
- a CDS encoding GDSL-type esterase/lipase family protein — protein MTTTWIAAHRSAVIDPYETFHLFEPRRFAGQTVRQALRLAGGGAALRVRLSNRYGKEPLDIAGAHIAGRTQDSGIDPATDTALLFAGAASVTIPAGEEIVSDTVEQAVSAGEEIVLSLHLPADTGLTTYSAVPYDIGYAAPGDQLGAEVLKDAEELTTGHLITGVDVLAAEDTRIAVAFGDSWIEGQATTPGTDSSFPAQLSRRLTHGWIVNHGISGNRLLTDEIGEHLLARIERDVLGVPGVSHVLVHTGLNDFGLPGAISYPEPGSLPTADAFTAGLTALADRLHTAGLTVIGSTIGPYRGTVYEGYDSETGQAVRGAVNAWLLGDEHPFDAIVDIAAAVADPERPDRIRDEFNSGDGLHVNDAGAKAIADAVDVSLLDL, from the coding sequence ATGACCACCACGTGGATCGCCGCGCACCGCTCCGCCGTCATCGACCCGTACGAGACGTTCCACCTCTTCGAACCCCGCCGCTTCGCCGGCCAGACCGTACGCCAGGCCCTGCGACTGGCCGGCGGCGGCGCGGCCTTGCGGGTGCGACTGAGCAACCGCTACGGAAAAGAACCCCTGGACATCGCCGGAGCACACATCGCCGGACGCACCCAGGACAGCGGCATCGACCCCGCGACGGACACCGCCCTGCTCTTCGCGGGCGCCGCGAGCGTCACCATCCCCGCCGGCGAGGAGATCGTCAGCGACACCGTCGAGCAGGCCGTCAGCGCGGGGGAGGAGATCGTCCTCAGCCTCCATCTGCCCGCGGACACCGGACTCACCACCTACTCCGCCGTGCCGTACGACATCGGATACGCCGCCCCCGGCGACCAGCTCGGCGCCGAAGTCCTCAAGGACGCCGAAGAACTGACGACCGGGCACCTCATCACCGGTGTCGACGTCCTCGCGGCGGAAGACACCCGAATCGCCGTCGCCTTCGGAGACTCCTGGATCGAAGGCCAGGCCACCACCCCCGGCACCGACAGCAGCTTCCCCGCCCAGCTCAGCCGCCGCCTCACCCACGGCTGGATCGTCAACCACGGCATCTCCGGCAACCGCCTGCTCACCGACGAGATCGGCGAACACCTGCTGGCACGCATCGAACGTGACGTTCTCGGCGTCCCGGGCGTGAGCCATGTCCTCGTGCACACGGGACTCAACGACTTCGGCCTGCCCGGAGCCATCTCCTACCCCGAACCCGGCTCACTCCCCACCGCCGACGCGTTCACCGCCGGACTCACCGCCCTCGCCGACCGCCTCCACACCGCCGGACTCACCGTCATCGGCTCCACCATCGGCCCCTACCGCGGCACCGTGTACGAGGGCTACGACAGCGAGACGGGCCAAGCCGTCCGCGGCGCGGTCAACGCCTGGCTGCTCGGCGACGAGCACCCCTTCGACGCGATCGTCGACATCGCCGCCGCCGTCGCGGACCCGGAGCGACCCGACCGGATCCGTGACGAGTTCAACAGCGGCGACGGCCTCCACGTCAACGACGCCGGCGCGAAAGCCATCGCCGACGCCGTGGACGTATCCCTGCTGGATCTTTAG